In Methanobacterium paludis, the following proteins share a genomic window:
- a CDS encoding CpaF family protein: MKDKRKEILKDLLGEFATTEETEEDKGEIIRRKREKKEILPDKKDEDGFKLDKIMKKPSKKHSKKIKKVSDSFKAEIVEEGLIPRYNVSLPKFSEKENLLFNEIREKLVEVAVSQGEDFRIEEESFIGEVREFLRMKGVRDVDRLATQISQEMLGYGQLDPMIKDDDLEEIMVIGTGKNVFVYHRKLGMMVTNVVFDDDSDIKSIVDVIARQVNRRIDQQTPILDARLPDGSRVNATIPPVSADGSTLTIRKFRKDPLTVIDLINFKTFSSHLAAFLWVCTDGLGVKPCNAIIAGGTGSGKTTTLNTIGAFVPPRERIITIEDTLELQLPHTHVLRMETRPPNIEGKGELTMDILVKNCLRQRPDRVIVGEVRGAEAVTLFTALNTGHSGMGILHANTARETITRLVNPPMNVPTIMIPALDFVIMQNRMYRPEGGSIRRVTEVAEVVGMEEGNVQLNRVFKWNNVVDKVEYVGIASKTLRAIAELRGIGISEIEEEIEKRKLVLEYMADNNIRSIEEVAAYINNYYKNPDEILDKIL; the protein is encoded by the coding sequence ATGAAAGACAAACGTAAGGAAATACTCAAGGATCTTCTTGGAGAATTTGCAACTACTGAGGAGACTGAAGAGGATAAAGGGGAAATAATTAGAAGGAAAAGGGAAAAAAAAGAAATTTTACCTGATAAAAAGGATGAAGACGGGTTTAAATTAGATAAAATAATGAAAAAACCTTCTAAAAAACATTCTAAAAAGATCAAAAAAGTTTCTGATAGTTTTAAAGCAGAAATAGTAGAAGAGGGTTTAATACCTCGCTACAATGTGAGTCTCCCCAAGTTCTCAGAAAAAGAAAACCTACTTTTCAATGAGATTCGTGAGAAACTCGTTGAAGTTGCAGTTTCCCAGGGAGAAGATTTCCGTATTGAAGAGGAATCGTTCATTGGAGAAGTAAGGGAATTCCTTAGGATGAAAGGAGTAAGAGATGTGGATCGTCTCGCAACCCAGATATCCCAGGAAATGCTTGGTTACGGCCAACTCGATCCAATGATAAAGGACGACGACCTTGAGGAAATAATGGTCATAGGAACAGGGAAAAACGTCTTTGTATACCACAGGAAACTGGGCATGATGGTTACAAACGTTGTTTTTGATGATGATTCCGATATAAAATCCATTGTAGATGTTATAGCCAGGCAGGTTAACAGAAGAATAGACCAGCAGACACCTATTCTTGATGCAAGACTGCCAGATGGTTCAAGGGTAAATGCAACAATTCCTCCGGTATCTGCAGACGGCTCAACACTGACCATAAGGAAATTTAGAAAAGATCCATTAACTGTTATTGATTTAATAAACTTCAAAACATTCTCATCCCATTTAGCTGCTTTTTTATGGGTTTGTACTGATGGGCTTGGTGTGAAACCCTGTAATGCCATTATAGCGGGCGGTACGGGTTCTGGTAAAACTACGACTTTGAACACTATTGGGGCTTTTGTACCTCCCCGTGAAAGAATAATCACAATAGAAGATACTCTAGAGCTGCAACTTCCACACACCCATGTATTAAGGATGGAAACCCGTCCACCAAACATTGAGGGGAAGGGTGAACTTACAATGGACATACTGGTTAAGAATTGTTTGAGGCAGAGGCCCGACCGTGTGATCGTTGGTGAGGTAAGGGGTGCCGAAGCTGTAACTCTTTTTACAGCGTTAAACACAGGCCACTCCGGTATGGGTATTTTACACGCAAATACAGCCCGAGAAACTATAACAAGGCTTGTAAACCCGCCTATGAATGTTCCAACCATTATGATACCGGCTCTTGATTTCGTCATAATGCAGAACAGGATGTACAGGCCAGAAGGGGGCTCAATAAGAAGAGTGACGGAAGTTGCAGAAGTTGTGGGTATGGAAGAAGGAAACGTGCAACTCAACCGTGTGTTCAAGTGGAACAACGTGGTTGATAAAGTTGAATATGTAGGAATTGCAAGTAAGACACTTCGGGCAATAGCTGAACTACGCGGAATAGGAATATCTGAAATTGAAGAAGAAATTGAGAAACGAAAGCTTGTGTTGGAGTACATGGCAGATAACAACATCAGATCCATTGAAGAGGTTGCAGCGTATATCAATAATTATTATAAAAATCCTGATGAAATTTTAGATAAAATATTATAA
- a CDS encoding zinc finger domain-containing protein has protein sequence MEKIECTSCKQEISPVENYVKFVCPECDRILYRCEKCRTFGHLYKCECGFKGP, from the coding sequence ATGGAAAAAATAGAATGCACATCATGTAAACAAGAGATATCTCCTGTAGAAAACTATGTGAAGTTTGTATGTCCGGAATGTGACAGAATACTCTACAGATGCGAGAAATGCAGAACTTTCGGTCATCTTTACAAGTGTGAATGCGGTTTTAAAGGACCTTAA
- a CDS encoding type II secretion system F family protein has protein sequence MAFDGLRKLFNRIGGITVDSSKKVGNGVSAPVERLNKTRPDRKKAKKGAIKPEKKASSLLTEGLKQNKVPKQPSRVIERMRMDKDEIDIFKELIDKKKEPVKKEKETKEAKQKKESYSKASLEKLLKEEEKEGLDPKMILILGVVSFVLVFGIIVVLGFGIELGLAFGLAIFMMAMFIIFLPNIQKGKKTSEASRELPFALRQMATELRAGIGLHDSMKSISLSGYGALSEEFARALEEIKYGETTEKALTDMSERINSEGLKRAVNQITRTLSSGGDLAKTLNVIAEDTAYEMRMKLKDYAMKLNSFTMIYMFVAILGPVITMIMLIAASTVMGPIVPPILLLIMYLFLFPMIVAFMAFMIKRLEPQM, from the coding sequence ATGGCTTTTGATGGTCTTAGAAAACTCTTCAACAGGATTGGTGGTATAACCGTTGACTCAAGTAAAAAGGTGGGAAATGGTGTTTCTGCACCTGTGGAAAGGCTAAATAAAACCAGACCCGATCGAAAAAAAGCTAAAAAGGGAGCCATAAAACCAGAAAAAAAAGCATCATCCTTATTAACTGAGGGTTTAAAACAAAATAAAGTTCCTAAACAACCTTCAAGAGTTATAGAACGAATGAGGATGGATAAAGATGAAATTGACATATTCAAGGAACTCATAGATAAAAAAAAGGAACCCGTAAAAAAAGAGAAGGAAACAAAAGAAGCTAAACAAAAAAAGGAATCTTACAGCAAAGCTTCTTTGGAAAAACTTCTTAAGGAAGAAGAGAAAGAAGGATTAGACCCTAAAATGATCCTCATTTTAGGTGTTGTTTCATTTGTGCTTGTATTTGGAATCATTGTTGTACTGGGTTTTGGAATAGAACTGGGCCTTGCATTTGGTCTGGCAATATTCATGATGGCAATGTTCATAATATTTTTGCCAAACATTCAGAAGGGTAAAAAAACTAGTGAAGCTTCAAGGGAACTGCCTTTTGCATTGAGACAGATGGCAACAGAACTGCGTGCAGGAATAGGTCTACATGATAGTATGAAGTCCATATCGCTCTCAGGATATGGGGCGCTTTCAGAGGAATTTGCAAGGGCGCTTGAGGAAATAAAATATGGTGAAACGACAGAAAAAGCTCTTACAGATATGAGTGAGAGAATAAATTCTGAAGGACTTAAAAGGGCAGTTAACCAGATAACAAGGACATTGTCCAGTGGTGGAGACCTTGCAAAAACTCTTAATGTCATAGCAGAGGATACAGCCTATGAAATGAGAATGAAGCTCAAGGATTACGCCATGAAACTGAATTCTTTTACCATGATCTACATGTTTGTAGCCATACTTGGACCAGTTATCACCATGATCATGTTAATAGCAGCTTCAACAGTAATGGGGCCCATAGTTCCACCTATACTGCTTTTGATAATGTATTTATTCTTATTCCCCATGATAGTGGCTTTTATGGCTTTCATGATAAAAAGGTTGGAGCCACAGATGTAA
- the cdhA gene encoding CO dehydrogenase/acetyl-CoA synthase complex subunit alpha, producing the protein MAPKTKDFKGNFWKTKDFKVSIGDIIEKDGSNGISAEVPMGPTPKPNVTDLRSWDMKLLERYEPFYAPFCDMCCLCTFGKCDLLGKKGACGIDAKAQQGRMVLIASCIGTAAHGGHSRHLLEYLIDKKGEDFPIDLGGSIDIEAPIMRTVIGKKPETLGDLRETMSYVEEQSLQLLSAAHTGQEGNYMDFESKVLHAGLMDHVAMEVGDVAQIAALDLPKGSEDAPLVELGLGTIDSKKPVVLCIGHNIAPGAGIIDYMEDQGLEDDIEVCGICCAAIDITRYSNRAKVVGPISKQLKFVRSGVADVIVVDEQCVRTDVLEEAKKNKAVVIATTDKICLGLPDKTKEDADKIVSQLVNNDIEGALILDPDKVGEVAVKVARKISGERENLKMLPDLEEIVEYAKECTECGWCDRVCPNSLPMMDAVMAVSNGDFSKMEELYEHDRCYICGRCEQECPRDIPIVSMLTKVGERFLKDQKFNIRAGRGPVQDVEIRKVGAPIVLGDIPGVIALIGCSNYPEGGLEVAKMAEEFLERNYIVVTTGCGAMSIGEYRDEDGKTLYEKYSGDFDAKGLVNLGSCVSNSHVSGATIKIANIFAKKPLEGNYEEVADYILNRVGACGIAWGAYSQKAAAIAAGVNRWGIPAVIGPHGSKYRRLYLGRVDKKDKWKINDLRTGKVVDGEPAPEHLLYAAETREEATVMVAKLCIRPTDTPKGRNIKLNHYIDLHKKYFGTIPEDVHLFVRTDKDVPITYKKDIMKILKEKGWAPRSTPQEPSLMDFKDKNGD; encoded by the coding sequence ATGGCACCGAAAACAAAGGATTTCAAGGGCAATTTTTGGAAAACAAAGGACTTTAAAGTTTCAATTGGCGATATTATTGAAAAAGATGGCTCTAATGGAATCTCAGCAGAGGTACCAATGGGACCAACTCCAAAGCCAAATGTAACAGATTTGAGATCATGGGATATGAAGTTACTGGAAAGATACGAGCCATTTTATGCTCCTTTCTGTGATATGTGCTGTCTTTGCACTTTTGGAAAGTGTGACCTCCTTGGTAAGAAAGGAGCATGTGGAATCGATGCAAAAGCTCAGCAAGGTAGGATGGTGCTTATAGCATCTTGCATAGGAACAGCAGCTCATGGAGGGCATTCAAGACATTTGCTGGAATATTTAATAGATAAAAAAGGTGAAGATTTCCCAATAGACCTGGGTGGCAGCATAGATATAGAAGCACCTATCATGCGTACTGTAATTGGTAAAAAACCTGAAACATTAGGTGATTTAAGGGAAACTATGAGTTATGTCGAAGAACAGTCATTACAACTCCTTTCAGCTGCCCACACTGGACAGGAAGGAAATTACATGGATTTTGAGTCAAAGGTACTTCATGCAGGTTTAATGGATCATGTTGCAATGGAAGTTGGAGACGTAGCTCAGATTGCCGCCCTGGACCTGCCGAAAGGATCTGAGGATGCACCGCTTGTGGAACTGGGACTTGGAACCATAGATAGTAAAAAACCTGTAGTACTGTGTATAGGACATAACATTGCACCTGGGGCTGGAATTATTGATTACATGGAAGATCAGGGACTTGAAGATGACATTGAAGTTTGTGGAATCTGCTGTGCGGCCATAGACATCACAAGATACAGTAACAGGGCCAAAGTTGTCGGTCCAATTTCAAAACAGCTTAAATTTGTTAGAAGTGGAGTTGCAGACGTAATAGTTGTTGATGAGCAGTGCGTCAGAACAGATGTTCTGGAAGAGGCCAAGAAAAACAAAGCAGTAGTCATAGCAACCACAGACAAGATTTGCCTTGGGCTGCCTGATAAAACCAAAGAAGATGCTGATAAAATCGTATCACAGCTTGTGAACAATGATATTGAGGGCGCATTGATACTTGACCCAGATAAGGTTGGAGAAGTGGCTGTAAAAGTTGCAAGAAAAATATCTGGAGAGAGGGAAAACTTAAAAATGCTCCCAGACCTTGAAGAAATTGTAGAATATGCTAAAGAATGCACAGAATGTGGATGGTGCGACAGGGTATGTCCGAACAGTTTACCAATGATGGATGCTGTAATGGCAGTTTCAAATGGTGATTTCTCTAAAATGGAGGAACTTTATGAACATGATCGTTGTTACATTTGTGGAAGATGCGAACAGGAATGTCCAAGGGATATTCCTATAGTTTCGATGCTCACGAAAGTTGGTGAACGCTTCTTAAAAGACCAGAAATTCAACATCCGTGCTGGAAGAGGACCTGTACAAGACGTTGAAATAAGGAAAGTAGGAGCACCAATAGTTTTAGGGGACATACCTGGAGTTATAGCGCTTATAGGGTGTTCCAATTATCCGGAAGGAGGATTGGAAGTTGCTAAAATGGCAGAAGAATTCCTTGAACGTAACTACATTGTGGTTACAACAGGATGTGGAGCAATGTCCATAGGTGAGTACAGGGACGAAGATGGAAAAACTTTGTACGAGAAGTACAGTGGGGACTTCGACGCCAAGGGGCTTGTTAACTTGGGTTCATGTGTTTCAAATTCCCATGTTTCAGGCGCCACAATAAAGATAGCCAATATATTTGCTAAAAAACCATTAGAGGGTAACTATGAAGAAGTTGCAGACTACATCCTCAACAGGGTAGGGGCCTGTGGAATTGCATGGGGCGCATACTCACAAAAAGCAGCTGCGATAGCAGCTGGTGTTAATAGATGGGGAATACCTGCAGTTATAGGGCCTCATGGCTCAAAATATAGACGTTTGTACCTTGGAAGAGTTGATAAGAAGGATAAATGGAAAATAAACGATCTCCGAACAGGAAAGGTTGTGGATGGTGAGCCAGCACCTGAGCACCTGCTTTATGCAGCAGAAACACGGGAAGAAGCAACTGTAATGGTCGCAAAACTTTGCATAAGACCTACTGACACTCCAAAAGGAAGAAATATAAAGCTCAACCATTACATAGACCTTCACAAGAAGTACTTTGGCACAATACCGGAAGATGTTCACCTATTCGTAAGGACAGATAAAGATGTTCCTATAACCTACAAAAAGGATATTATGAAAATTTTAAAGGAAAAAGGATGGGCACCAAGGTCAACACCACAAGAGCCATCTTTAATGGATTTTAAGGATAAAAATGGTGATTAA
- the cdhB gene encoding CO dehydrogenase/acetyl-CoA synthase complex subunit epsilon produces the protein MSNERVIPWQPTVIAGPKQALLATPETAKMMLRKAKRPLLVLGPLVTEEPLINYSADIAEKWELPVVTTADAYKAFRDKGVKTKSYGIVEIVNLLQDPEWQGVKDEGQHDLVIFLGCIYYIASQGLSTLKHFAPHIKTLTVCKYFHSNADASFPNMKDEEWFKYLDKMKTD, from the coding sequence ATGAGCAACGAAAGAGTAATTCCATGGCAACCAACGGTGATAGCAGGACCCAAACAGGCGCTTCTTGCAACACCAGAAACAGCTAAAATGATGCTTAGAAAGGCTAAAAGGCCTTTACTAGTTTTAGGGCCCCTAGTAACGGAAGAACCGTTGATCAATTATTCTGCAGACATTGCAGAAAAATGGGAGCTTCCAGTGGTTACAACAGCAGATGCATACAAAGCATTTCGAGATAAAGGAGTTAAAACCAAGTCTTACGGAATTGTAGAAATCGTAAACCTTCTCCAGGACCCAGAATGGCAGGGAGTTAAGGATGAAGGCCAACATGACCTGGTTATCTTTTTAGGATGCATTTACTACATAGCTTCACAGGGTCTTTCAACCCTTAAACACTTTGCACCTCACATTAAAACGCTTACAGTTTGTAAATATTTCCATTCAAATGCTGATGCATCCTTCCCGAATATGAAAGATGAAGAATGGTTTAAATATCTTGATAAAATGAAAACAGATTGA
- a CDS encoding amino acid kinase family protein has translation MEWVVKVGGSLFPDDAIKLCQTLVGTESIVICGGGALANKLRAYDTKVQFSDTANHKSAIMCMDILGMLVADKVDGAEAVHSLEDAKKTIGDGKLPILLPYLIMEYLDPLEHSWSVTSDSISLYISHLLKTKLLIATDVDGIYTSYPSQTGAKLIKNISAKKLLNFGETSVDEILPELLLQYKSECYVVNGRRPERVISIIEGKNSKYTLIGGN, from the coding sequence ATGGAATGGGTTGTAAAGGTGGGTGGAAGTCTCTTCCCAGATGATGCCATAAAACTCTGCCAAACACTTGTTGGGACTGAGTCAATTGTGATATGCGGCGGTGGAGCCCTTGCAAATAAGTTAAGGGCTTACGATACAAAAGTGCAGTTTTCAGACACTGCAAATCATAAAAGTGCCATAATGTGCATGGATATTCTTGGAATGCTCGTTGCAGATAAAGTTGATGGTGCTGAAGCAGTTCACTCTCTTGAAGATGCTAAAAAAACTATTGGTGATGGAAAACTTCCAATATTACTGCCTTACCTGATTATGGAGTACCTTGACCCTCTTGAACATTCTTGGAGCGTGACATCTGATTCCATATCACTTTATATATCACATCTTCTAAAAACCAAACTTTTAATAGCAACAGATGTAGATGGTATATATACAAGTTATCCATCACAAACTGGTGCGAAACTTATAAAAAATATAAGTGCAAAAAAACTACTAAATTTTGGTGAAACATCAGTGGATGAAATTTTACCAGAGCTTTTGCTTCAATACAAATCTGAATGTTATGTTGTAAATGGTAGACGCCCTGAAAGGGTTATATCTATAATAGAAGGTAAAAACTCTAAATATACACTCATTGGAGGAAATTAA
- a CDS encoding tripartite tricarboxylate transporter permease, with protein MIDIIIICIIGVLCGAVTGVIPGIHVNTVGAFVFSSSVFLLTFLSPEILCAFLISMSISHALMEFIPSMFLGVPDEGTVLSILPGHYLLLQGRGKEAIRLVALGGFGAIVVTILLLPLFILILPPLYGFMKPYIWILLVAVVVYMIIGLNRDLSSMMWSTVLFLISGVMGWVMLNTTISSNVSLLCMFSGLFGVSTLLFSMSQNSVVPTQNRFHNLRVDSNVLRGIFAGGIAGTILGFLPGMGPAQGSIIAQELSGSGDVENNREGFLVAMSGVNVSDALFSLVAIYLIGNPRSGIAVYVDKLLQSFGFNQLMFFVFVSLMAVSLSLFLCLKLGDIVSESIEKINYRKLSWFVIIFMSFLVVLFTVMEHTNLFYIILVYVTAIALGLLPHYVEVNKSNLMGVLILPAIIIYAGLV; from the coding sequence TTGATTGATATCATCATTATATGCATTATAGGGGTTTTATGTGGTGCAGTAACAGGCGTAATACCTGGTATTCACGTTAATACAGTTGGAGCATTTGTTTTCAGTTCATCTGTTTTTCTTTTAACTTTCTTATCCCCTGAAATTTTGTGTGCGTTTTTAATTTCAATGTCAATATCTCATGCCCTTATGGAATTCATACCGTCCATGTTCCTTGGTGTTCCGGATGAGGGAACAGTGCTTTCCATTTTACCGGGACATTATCTGCTGCTTCAGGGAAGAGGTAAGGAAGCCATAAGACTCGTTGCGTTAGGTGGTTTCGGAGCAATAGTTGTCACCATCTTACTTCTGCCCCTTTTTATACTGATTTTGCCTCCTTTATATGGTTTCATGAAACCGTATATCTGGATTTTGCTTGTGGCTGTTGTTGTATACATGATCATAGGTTTAAACAGAGATTTAAGTTCTATGATGTGGTCAACAGTTTTATTTTTGATTTCAGGGGTTATGGGTTGGGTGATGTTAAACACAACTATATCTTCAAATGTTTCGCTTCTATGCATGTTTTCAGGGCTTTTTGGTGTGAGCACCCTTCTTTTCAGCATGTCTCAAAATTCAGTGGTCCCTACCCAGAACAGGTTTCACAACCTTCGAGTTGACAGCAACGTTTTAAGGGGGATATTTGCAGGTGGAATTGCAGGGACTATCCTTGGATTTCTTCCGGGTATGGGGCCTGCCCAGGGAAGTATAATTGCCCAGGAATTAAGTGGGAGCGGAGATGTGGAAAACAACAGGGAAGGCTTTCTCGTTGCCATGAGTGGAGTGAATGTTTCAGACGCCCTTTTTTCGCTAGTAGCTATTTATTTAATTGGTAATCCTCGAAGTGGAATTGCAGTCTATGTGGACAAGCTACTTCAAAGCTTTGGATTCAATCAGTTAATGTTCTTTGTATTTGTCTCTTTGATGGCAGTTTCCCTTTCTTTATTCCTCTGTCTTAAGCTTGGTGATATTGTAAGTGAATCAATAGAAAAAATAAACTATAGAAAACTTTCTTGGTTTGTGATTATTTTTATGAGCTTTTTGGTAGTTTTATTTACAGTTATGGAACATACAAACCTTTTTTACATAATTCTGGTTTATGTAACTGCTATTGCATTGGGATTGTTGCCCCATTACGTTGAAGTGAATAAATCAAACCTTATGGGTGTTCTTATACTTCCAGCAATTATTATCTATGCAGGTTTAGTCTGA
- a CDS encoding elongation factor 1-beta gives MGEVVATIKLMPESPDVNMEKLKEDVGKSIPENTELHKIEEEPIAFGLVALNVMVVVDDAEGGTEQVEANLSKLVDVASIEVVDIRRLM, from the coding sequence ATGGGAGAAGTTGTAGCAACAATAAAATTAATGCCTGAAAGTCCTGATGTTAATATGGAAAAACTTAAAGAAGATGTTGGAAAATCAATACCAGAAAATACTGAACTTCACAAAATTGAGGAAGAACCAATAGCTTTTGGCCTTGTTGCCCTTAATGTAATGGTAGTTGTTGACGATGCAGAGGGCGGTACAGAGCAGGTGGAAGCAAACCTTTCTAAGCTTGTAGATGTAGCAAGCATTGAAGTTGTGGACATACGAAGGTTAATGTAA
- the cdhC gene encoding CO dehydrogenase/CO-methylating acetyl-CoA synthase complex subunit beta, with product MFEDIPVDVSPMYEGERIRAANMFVELAGPKSIGAELVQVKEDVEDGKIEVVGPNIDEMKEGKIYPFGILVEIKGEKLEKELEGVIERKMHELCNYVKGFMHLNQRDQIWCRISKETKEAGFKLEDLGKALSALYKEEFPIIESMSIRILTEKSEVESFIETARSQYEQRDARSRELSEEDVDVFYGCVMCQSFAPTHVCVVTPDRTALCGAINWFDCRAAAKMDPDGPIFEIEKGAVIDDVKGEYENVNAAVAEKSQGTFDRVYLHSVFGHPHTSCGCFEAVAFYIPELDGIGIVDRDFKGETPLGIPFSAMAGQCSGGKQIEGFAGLSLEYMRSPKFLQADGGYERIIWLPKDIKSSLEGFIPEDLMDKIPTDEDANSIKEIRKFLQDAEHPIMERLKETESDKAESPEIEEEGEEMEKVGMEGVPVAPVAQVPELTVPTSGGVRIIFKNAKIYAEKVIIKKK from the coding sequence ATGTTTGAGGATATACCTGTTGATGTCAGCCCCATGTATGAAGGAGAACGTATAAGGGCAGCGAACATGTTCGTTGAACTTGCCGGCCCAAAATCCATTGGGGCAGAACTTGTCCAAGTAAAAGAAGACGTTGAAGATGGGAAGATCGAGGTTGTAGGTCCAAATATTGACGAGATGAAAGAAGGAAAAATTTATCCCTTTGGAATTCTCGTGGAGATTAAGGGTGAAAAACTTGAAAAAGAGCTTGAAGGGGTAATAGAGCGAAAGATGCACGAGCTCTGTAACTACGTTAAAGGATTCATGCACCTGAACCAGCGAGACCAGATCTGGTGTAGGATCAGCAAAGAAACCAAAGAAGCAGGTTTTAAGCTTGAAGACCTTGGAAAGGCACTTTCTGCATTATATAAAGAAGAATTCCCAATAATAGAATCCATGTCTATAAGAATATTAACAGAAAAATCAGAAGTGGAATCCTTCATTGAAACTGCAAGATCCCAGTATGAACAGAGGGATGCAAGGTCAAGGGAACTTTCAGAGGAAGATGTGGATGTATTCTACGGCTGCGTAATGTGCCAATCCTTCGCACCAACCCATGTATGTGTGGTAACACCGGATAGAACAGCTCTTTGTGGAGCCATAAACTGGTTTGACTGCAGGGCAGCGGCAAAAATGGATCCAGACGGACCAATATTTGAAATAGAAAAGGGTGCAGTGATTGACGATGTGAAGGGGGAATACGAAAATGTCAACGCGGCTGTGGCTGAAAAGTCACAGGGCACATTTGACAGAGTTTACCTTCATAGTGTATTCGGGCATCCACACACATCATGCGGATGTTTTGAGGCAGTGGCCTTTTACATACCTGAACTTGATGGAATAGGAATTGTTGATAGGGACTTTAAAGGTGAAACGCCCCTTGGAATTCCATTCTCAGCAATGGCAGGACAGTGTTCTGGCGGAAAACAGATAGAAGGATTTGCAGGATTAAGTTTAGAATATATGAGGTCACCAAAGTTCTTACAGGCAGATGGTGGCTATGAAAGGATAATATGGCTTCCTAAAGATATTAAAAGCTCACTGGAAGGATTCATACCGGAAGATCTCATGGATAAAATTCCAACTGATGAAGATGCAAACAGTATAAAAGAAATAAGGAAATTCTTGCAAGATGCAGAACATCCAATCATGGAAAGACTTAAAGAAACAGAATCTGATAAGGCAGAATCTCCTGAAATTGAAGAAGAGGGTGAAGAAATGGAAAAAGTTGGGATGGAGGGTGTGCCAGTTGCACCAGTTGCTCAAGTACCAGAACTCACGGTACCAACCTCTGGAGGAGTTAGAATAATCTTTAAAAATGCCAAGATTTACGCTGAAAAGGTTATAATTAAAAAGAAATAG
- a CDS encoding 50S ribosomal protein L11 methyltransferase, producing the protein MDITCNCGGECVKSAPYVLKDIKFFYDPCDNCKNLKLKKFAPLTSQIDLNQINAGFGRCKCGRRHLDIVMAHILKVMIENGAKGERSTLRDTCVPLITPGYPTNSAPYLQENSLVILTDDVDKKCAETIVKDVPEVKGVLKGDLRKTVGIKDSNSAPNVYKLLAGCDMRCDIVQTQYGSICIYKHQGEIHIEFSKPVSPKVTILNKALNQYATPTVLDCTCGPGTLGITCLKAGAEKVVFNDLWYPAARTTALNLEINGFSVDIFDKKEGLIASGKNFDVYCADVKDLKNILDEKFDICLVDTFPGVGIDKFKIAVKELCNQVFVI; encoded by the coding sequence ATGGACATAACATGCAATTGCGGTGGGGAATGCGTAAAATCAGCACCATATGTTTTGAAGGATATTAAGTTTTTTTACGATCCCTGCGATAACTGTAAAAATTTGAAATTAAAAAAGTTTGCTCCCCTAACCAGTCAAATTGACTTAAACCAGATAAATGCTGGTTTTGGGAGGTGCAAATGCGGCAGGCGGCACCTTGACATTGTGATGGCCCATATCCTGAAAGTAATGATCGAAAACGGGGCAAAAGGTGAGAGATCAACCTTGAGAGATACCTGCGTTCCATTGATAACCCCAGGATATCCAACAAATTCAGCACCTTACCTCCAAGAGAACTCACTTGTTATACTTACAGATGATGTAGACAAAAAGTGTGCTGAAACTATCGTTAAAGATGTTCCAGAGGTTAAAGGCGTTTTAAAAGGCGATTTAAGAAAAACAGTTGGGATTAAGGATTCTAATTCCGCCCCTAATGTGTACAAACTCCTTGCAGGTTGTGATATGCGTTGTGATATCGTTCAAACGCAATATGGGTCAATTTGTATCTACAAACATCAAGGAGAAATACATATAGAATTCTCAAAGCCAGTATCCCCTAAGGTAACCATTTTAAACAAAGCCCTAAACCAATATGCAACCCCAACAGTTCTGGACTGCACTTGCGGCCCTGGAACACTGGGTATAACATGTTTAAAAGCTGGAGCAGAGAAGGTTGTATTCAACGATCTATGGTACCCTGCAGCAAGAACTACGGCCCTTAATCTAGAGATCAACGGATTTTCAGTGGATATTTTTGATAAAAAAGAGGGTTTAATAGCATCTGGAAAGAATTTTGATGTTTACTGTGCCGATGTTAAAGATCTAAAAAACATTCTGGATGAAAAATTTGATATATGCCTCGTTGACACGTTTCCAGGGGTTGGTATTGATAAGTTCAAGATTGCCGTCAAAGAACTCTGCAATCAAGTTTTTGTTATCTAA